A single Calidifontibacter indicus DNA region contains:
- a CDS encoding sialidase family protein, with protein sequence MSGSTSFERVVAARGHDGYRQYRIPALAVSPRGTLSAAYDGRPNLDDLPNPIDLLLRRSFDGGRTWQPQQVVRTGVGLEGFGDPSLLVDNETGRIFMFHAAGTKAGFFESGVGVEPADEAQHVDLSWSDDDGQTWQHRRITGELKAAASSAGGVSTRAARKVATPGSTGENMAGIFAASGVGIQIHTGPFAGRLVQQFVVLVDGKIRAVSGLSDDHGDTWRLGSLIGPSADGVDPNENKVVCLADGRLLWHSRAYPVRLQAISTDGGETWSTPTPVRDLPDPSDNGSVARFDGLPQLDLARPETDTWLIASHNHDTALRRNTVLRLSTDEGRTWPHTLSICAGSSAYSTVQRLPDGRIGVLYERQGYTEIVFTSIDAQQLIDAGELPADGRRPFAFDLVLRSITPGRPDTWQHVGEFHVVPTAVEGVDRRAWKEVGQAYGAEGQVIGTREAQDLNYGPPRPGYRAGDLLTFAGRVRNTGDEPLVVELTGPDVPAEIELEPGQEFVLDASYQVTPADIARGEVVVEFTASAGGVDRRTTHRFDTETGAVQVV encoded by the coding sequence GTGAGTGGGTCCACCTCCTTCGAACGAGTCGTCGCCGCCCGCGGCCACGACGGATACCGGCAGTACCGCATCCCCGCGCTCGCGGTGAGTCCGCGCGGCACGCTGAGCGCCGCGTACGACGGCCGCCCCAACCTCGACGACCTGCCGAACCCCATCGACCTGTTGCTGCGCCGCAGCTTCGACGGCGGACGCACCTGGCAGCCGCAGCAGGTGGTGCGGACGGGTGTCGGGCTCGAGGGGTTCGGCGATCCAAGTCTGTTGGTGGACAACGAAACCGGTCGGATCTTCATGTTCCACGCGGCCGGCACGAAGGCCGGCTTCTTCGAGTCGGGCGTCGGGGTCGAGCCGGCGGACGAGGCGCAGCACGTCGATCTGTCGTGGAGCGACGATGACGGGCAGACGTGGCAGCACCGGCGGATCACGGGGGAGTTGAAGGCGGCCGCTTCGTCTGCCGGAGGGGTTTCGACGCGGGCTGCTCGCAAGGTCGCGACGCCCGGCTCAACCGGCGAGAACATGGCGGGCATCTTCGCGGCATCGGGTGTGGGAATTCAGATCCACACCGGACCCTTCGCCGGCCGCCTGGTGCAGCAGTTCGTGGTGCTGGTCGACGGCAAGATCCGCGCGGTCAGCGGGCTGAGCGACGACCACGGCGACACCTGGCGGCTCGGGTCGCTCATCGGCCCGAGCGCAGACGGTGTCGACCCGAACGAGAACAAGGTGGTCTGCCTCGCCGACGGGCGACTGCTCTGGCACAGCCGCGCGTATCCCGTTCGCCTGCAGGCTATTTCGACGGACGGCGGAGAGACCTGGTCGACGCCCACACCCGTCCGCGATCTGCCCGACCCGTCGGACAACGGATCGGTGGCGCGGTTCGACGGACTCCCGCAGCTCGATCTCGCCCGCCCCGAGACCGACACCTGGCTCATCGCGAGCCACAACCACGACACCGCGCTGCGCCGCAACACCGTGCTGCGGCTCTCGACCGACGAAGGACGCACCTGGCCGCACACCCTGTCGATCTGTGCCGGCTCGTCGGCCTACTCCACGGTGCAGCGGCTGCCCGACGGGCGCATCGGCGTGCTCTACGAACGGCAGGGATACACCGAGATCGTCTTCACCTCGATCGATGCGCAGCAATTGATCGACGCCGGCGAACTGCCCGCCGACGGCCGCCGGCCCTTCGCGTTCGACCTCGTACTGCGCTCGATCACGCCGGGCCGCCCGGACACCTGGCAGCACGTCGGCGAGTTCCACGTCGTGCCGACCGCGGTCGAGGGCGTCGACCGGCGCGCGTGGAAGGAGGTCGGCCAGGCGTACGGCGCCGAGGGCCAGGTGATCGGAACGCGTGAGGCGCAAGACCTCAACTACGGCCCGCCGCGGCCGGGCTACCGCGCGGGCGACCTGCTCACCTTCGCCGGACGCGTCCGCAACACCGGCGACGAACCCCTCGTCGTCGAACTCACCGGGCCCGACGTGCCCGCCGAGATCGAGCTCGAACCGGGGCAGGAGTTCGTGCTCGACGCGTCGTACCAAGTGACCCCGGCCGACATCGCGCGCGGCGAAGTGGTCGTCGAGTTCACCGCGTCCGCCGGTGGTGTCGACCGGCGCACGACCCACCGGTTCGACACGGAAACCGGAGCCGTGCAGGTGGTCTAG
- a CDS encoding DUF5336 domain-containing protein, whose amino-acid sequence MSDNGGGWDEPTRAMPNVGDQAAQQANQQQPGQQGQQPHQQPNQQPNQQGGQYGGQQYGGQQYGQSSQGGQQYGRQPHQPSHQQPNQQGGQYGQPQHQPYGGQQGQQGQYGQPGGQPYGQQPGNQGYGQGGQPQYGNQPGQYGQQPQQNQWNQPGYGQPAYAGANAGAATGAPASGLGKTLGWVLVALGVVLALVCFGTWANANVKISSGVYNLDMTMKIDGFGGTSYEGLPPGADQPDSNDSSSDGRDPFGLPILILGVGVAAMGVLRGMRKRWAGWIAAGLAAVATLLAILDFADVQDKVDELKNTSGLPAGSSASVSTGWGLWMALLLGIVTIAVGVVSSIKK is encoded by the coding sequence ATGAGCGACAACGGAGGCGGCTGGGACGAACCCACCCGCGCGATGCCCAACGTCGGTGATCAGGCTGCGCAGCAAGCAAACCAGCAGCAGCCGGGTCAGCAGGGCCAGCAGCCGCACCAGCAGCCGAACCAGCAGCCGAACCAGCAGGGTGGTCAGTACGGCGGCCAGCAGTACGGCGGTCAGCAGTACGGCCAGTCCAGCCAGGGTGGTCAGCAGTACGGCCGGCAGCCGCACCAGCCGTCGCACCAGCAGCCGAACCAGCAGGGTGGCCAGTACGGCCAGCCGCAGCACCAGCCGTACGGCGGCCAGCAGGGTCAGCAGGGTCAGTACGGCCAGCCGGGGGGACAGCCGTACGGCCAGCAGCCGGGAAACCAGGGCTACGGCCAGGGCGGTCAGCCGCAGTACGGTAACCAGCCCGGTCAGTACGGTCAGCAGCCGCAGCAGAATCAGTGGAATCAGCCAGGTTACGGCCAGCCGGCGTACGCCGGTGCGAACGCGGGTGCCGCCACTGGCGCGCCGGCGAGCGGCCTCGGCAAGACCCTCGGTTGGGTGCTCGTGGCGCTCGGTGTCGTGCTCGCGCTCGTGTGCTTCGGCACCTGGGCCAATGCCAACGTCAAGATCTCGAGCGGGGTTTACAACCTCGACATGACGATGAAGATCGACGGGTTCGGCGGCACCTCCTACGAGGGCCTGCCCCCGGGAGCCGATCAGCCCGACAGCAACGACAGCAGCAGCGACGGTCGTGACCCGTTCGGCTTGCCGATCCTGATCCTCGGCGTCGGCGTGGCGGCGATGGGTGTGCTGCGCGGAATGCGCAAGCGGTGGGCAGGCTGGATCGCTGCCGGACTTGCGGCGGTCGCGACGCTGCTCGCGATCCTCGACTTCGCGGATGTGCAGGACAAGGTCGACGAGCTGAAGAACACCTCAGGCCTGCCGGCCGGAAGCTCCGCGAGCGTCAGCACCGGCTGGGGTCTTTGGATGGCGTTGCTCCTCGGCATCGTGACAATCGCGGTCGGCGTCGTGTCGTCGATCAAGAAGTAG
- a CDS encoding HAD family hydrolase has protein sequence MTKLLIGLDVDGTIIHYNGDASDRVRKAIGAVVEAGHHVVIATGRSITGTVPIIEMLGLTEGYVVCSNGAVTAQIDRSEPHGYRLLDSITFDPRPVLDRLKGAWPDGLVAIEVIGEGYLVSDHFPEGELLGEVHVVPWDELAQPTTRITFRSPTGTAAEFVELAAGLGLHGVNYGVGYSAWLDINPAGVSKASALEKVREHFAVDAADTVAVGDHRNDIEMLGWAGRGVAMGQAPDDVKAVADEVTGTVEEDGLAQVLESL, from the coding sequence GTGACGAAACTCCTGATCGGCCTCGACGTCGACGGCACCATCATTCATTACAACGGTGACGCCTCCGATCGCGTGCGCAAGGCGATCGGTGCGGTGGTGGAGGCGGGTCACCACGTCGTGATCGCCACCGGCCGCTCGATCACCGGCACCGTGCCGATCATCGAGATGCTCGGGCTCACCGAGGGCTATGTGGTGTGTTCCAACGGTGCCGTCACCGCGCAGATCGACCGCAGCGAGCCGCACGGTTACCGGCTGCTCGACAGCATCACGTTCGACCCGCGTCCGGTGCTCGACCGGCTCAAGGGCGCGTGGCCCGACGGACTCGTCGCGATCGAGGTGATCGGCGAGGGCTACCTGGTCAGCGATCACTTCCCCGAAGGCGAGCTGCTCGGTGAGGTGCACGTGGTGCCCTGGGACGAACTCGCCCAGCCGACCACCCGCATCACCTTCCGTTCGCCCACCGGCACCGCCGCCGAATTCGTCGAGTTGGCAGCCGGATTGGGCCTGCACGGGGTCAACTACGGCGTCGGCTACAGCGCCTGGCTCGACATCAACCCGGCGGGCGTCAGCAAGGCGTCGGCGCTGGAGAAGGTGCGCGAGCACTTCGCCGTCGACGCCGCCGACACCGTCGCCGTGGGCGACCACCGCAACGACATCGAGATGCTCGGGTGGGCCGGCCGCGGCGTCGCCATGGGCCAGGCCCCGGACGACGTGAAGGCCGTGGCCGACGAGGTCACCGGCACCGTCGAAGAAGACGGCCTGGCGCAGGTGCTGGAGTCGCTGTGA
- a CDS encoding TrmH family RNA methyltransferase: MADLLITSAANPRLKQLVSLRRRRTREEQGVTLLEGYDELALALEAGVRLRTLYHCPELMLDAEHQQQLVDDERAHGVEVVRLSRAAFEKVAYREGADGFLAVAPAVRHGLDNLALPDNPLVLVAEGVEKPGNLGAMLRTADAAGVDAVLAADPVTDWGNPNVVRGSKGTVFSVPVASASTVDTLKYLRDNGIRLFAATPDTDVLHTDVDLTGPVAIAVGTEKYGLTDELMDAADSRIRIPMVGRANSLNVATSAAIVLYEAVRQRGTR, translated from the coding sequence ATGGCCGACCTGCTGATCACGTCGGCCGCGAACCCGCGCTTGAAGCAGCTGGTGTCGTTGCGGCGCCGACGCACGCGCGAGGAGCAGGGCGTCACGCTGCTCGAGGGCTACGACGAACTCGCGCTCGCGCTCGAAGCCGGCGTGCGGCTGCGCACGCTCTACCACTGCCCCGAGCTCATGCTCGACGCCGAGCACCAGCAGCAACTCGTCGACGACGAGCGCGCTCACGGTGTCGAGGTCGTACGGCTGTCGCGCGCGGCGTTCGAGAAGGTGGCCTACCGAGAAGGTGCCGACGGGTTCCTCGCGGTGGCGCCCGCCGTCCGGCACGGCCTGGACAATCTCGCGCTGCCGGACAACCCGCTCGTGCTCGTCGCGGAGGGCGTCGAGAAGCCCGGCAACCTCGGCGCGATGTTGCGCACGGCCGACGCCGCCGGTGTCGACGCCGTGCTCGCCGCCGACCCGGTCACCGACTGGGGCAACCCCAACGTCGTGCGCGGGTCGAAGGGCACCGTCTTCTCGGTGCCGGTCGCGTCGGCGTCCACGGTCGACACGTTGAAGTATTTGCGCGACAACGGAATTCGGTTGTTCGCGGCGACGCCGGACACCGACGTGCTGCACACCGACGTCGACCTCACCGGCCCGGTCGCGATCGCCGTCGGCACCGAGAAGTACGGCCTCACCGACGAGCTGATGGACGCCGCCGACTCGCGCATCCGCATCCCGATGGTGGGCCGCGCGAACTCGCTCAACGTCGCGACCTCAGCCGCGATCGTGCTCTACGAGGCGGTGCGCCAGCGTGGTACCCGGTGA
- a CDS encoding VOC family protein, producing MRVDHVVYAAEAEGLLPTAKRLGEALGVEPGDSGVHPRFGTRNVILPLANHRFVEVVEVLDHPASDKAPFGQAVRARSEQGGGWLGWVVEVKDMAAAEKLVGRPAAPGNRHRPDGTEVTWKQLGVKGLMADAQVPFFIEWSGDQPHPSQIGNSEADLTAMRIAGSPERVREWLGLTGEPGVDREEWEPQIDFDFIAPNGTPGLMSVVFQTQNGTVEI from the coding sequence ATGCGAGTCGACCATGTGGTGTACGCCGCTGAAGCCGAAGGCCTGCTGCCGACGGCCAAGCGGCTGGGGGAAGCGCTGGGTGTCGAGCCCGGTGACAGTGGGGTTCATCCCAGGTTCGGGACGCGCAACGTGATTCTTCCGTTGGCGAACCACCGCTTCGTCGAGGTCGTCGAAGTGCTCGACCACCCGGCCTCCGACAAGGCGCCGTTCGGTCAGGCCGTGCGCGCCCGCTCCGAGCAGGGCGGCGGCTGGCTCGGTTGGGTCGTCGAGGTCAAGGACATGGCAGCCGCCGAGAAGCTCGTCGGCCGTCCGGCAGCACCCGGCAACCGGCACCGTCCCGACGGCACCGAGGTCACCTGGAAGCAGCTCGGCGTCAAGGGCCTGATGGCCGACGCCCAGGTGCCCTTCTTCATCGAGTGGAGTGGCGACCAGCCGCACCCCTCGCAGATCGGCAACAGCGAAGCCGACCTCACCGCGATGCGCATCGCCGGCTCGCCCGAGCGGGTGCGCGAATGGCTCGGTCTCACCGGCGAGCCCGGTGTCGACCGCGAGGAGTGGGAGCCGCAGATCGACTTCGATTTCATCGCCCCCAACGGCACGCCCGGTCTGATGTCGGTGGTCTTCCAGACCCAGAACGGCACCGTCGAAATCTGA
- the idi gene encoding isopentenyl-diphosphate Delta-isomerase: MTAQTIEEVVLLDEHGNAVGTCPKSEVHHQSTPLHLAFSCYVIDESGRVLVTKRALRKETWPGAWTNSCCGHPAPGESVEDAVRRRTRQELGIELTDLRPALPDFRYRAVMDNGIVENEVCPVYVAVCTEPDDLSPDPAEVAAIEWHDWAAFRSQVLSGERDVSPWCALQVSELPEELAD; this comes from the coding sequence ATGACTGCACAGACCATTGAAGAAGTCGTCCTGCTGGACGAGCACGGCAACGCCGTCGGCACCTGCCCCAAGAGCGAGGTGCACCACCAATCGACACCCCTGCACCTTGCGTTCTCCTGCTACGTCATCGATGAGTCCGGACGCGTGCTGGTGACCAAACGGGCGCTGCGCAAGGAGACCTGGCCCGGTGCGTGGACGAACAGTTGCTGCGGCCACCCTGCTCCTGGCGAGTCGGTCGAGGACGCCGTCCGGCGCCGCACCCGCCAGGAACTCGGCATCGAACTCACCGATCTCCGCCCGGCTCTGCCGGATTTCCGGTATCGCGCGGTGATGGACAATGGAATCGTCGAGAACGAGGTCTGCCCGGTCTACGTCGCCGTTTGCACCGAGCCGGACGACCTGAGCCCCGACCCGGCTGAGGTCGCCGCCATCGAGTGGCACGACTGGGCCGCCTTCCGTTCACAGGTGCTCTCCGGCGAACGCGACGTGAGTCCGTGGTGCGCGTTGCAGGTGTCCGAACTTCCGGAAGAACTCGCTGACTGA
- a CDS encoding glycosyltransferase: protein MLEVLYAVVLVAAVLAGYVLMVRFRVVAASGSAAGDVCAIVPARNEQASLPALLESLDRSSVPVRVLVIDDASTDATAALAREAGVEVISPGTPAPGWTGKAWACHVGANSTDAELLLFLDADTVLASGALGGIVDLHRRFGGLISVQPYHRVQRTYEQLSAYFNAVAVMASGVFASGVGRRPMAFGPCLLTSRDDYERAGGHAAVRGEILDDVELAAAYEKAGLSVHCVAGGSQIRMRSYPNGIRQLVAGWTKNMASGAAATDPRAGLATGLWICAHHLVAVNTLLAMWTADEALDAGIWLLAWVVFALQLRVILRRVGSFRWWTWALFPLPLLAFDLLFAISTVNTLRGSVRWRGRTVRLGA from the coding sequence ATGCTTGAGGTGCTGTACGCGGTGGTGCTCGTCGCCGCCGTACTCGCCGGCTACGTGCTGATGGTCCGGTTCCGCGTCGTCGCTGCGAGCGGAAGCGCCGCCGGTGACGTGTGCGCGATCGTCCCGGCTCGCAACGAGCAGGCATCCTTGCCGGCCTTACTCGAATCCTTGGACCGGTCGAGCGTCCCGGTGCGCGTGCTCGTCATCGACGACGCATCGACGGATGCGACGGCCGCGCTCGCCCGCGAGGCCGGCGTCGAGGTGATCTCGCCCGGCACCCCTGCGCCGGGGTGGACCGGCAAGGCGTGGGCCTGTCACGTCGGAGCCAACTCCACCGACGCGGAACTACTGCTGTTCCTGGACGCCGACACGGTGCTTGCGTCCGGCGCCCTCGGCGGCATCGTCGACCTGCATCGAAGGTTCGGCGGCCTGATCTCCGTGCAGCCGTATCACCGGGTGCAGCGCACTTATGAGCAACTGTCGGCATACTTCAACGCCGTCGCGGTGATGGCCAGCGGTGTGTTCGCGTCCGGAGTCGGACGACGTCCGATGGCCTTCGGCCCCTGTCTGCTCACCTCCCGAGACGACTACGAGCGCGCGGGCGGGCACGCAGCGGTGCGTGGGGAGATCCTGGACGACGTCGAACTGGCAGCCGCCTACGAAAAGGCCGGGCTGTCGGTGCACTGCGTTGCCGGTGGTTCGCAGATCCGAATGCGCAGCTATCCCAACGGGATCCGACAGCTGGTCGCCGGATGGACCAAGAACATGGCGTCCGGTGCAGCCGCCACTGATCCGCGGGCCGGCCTTGCCACCGGGCTGTGGATCTGCGCCCACCACCTCGTCGCCGTGAACACACTGCTCGCCATGTGGACGGCTGACGAGGCTCTTGACGCAGGCATATGGCTGCTCGCGTGGGTGGTGTTCGCGCTCCAACTCCGGGTCATTCTGCGCCGTGTCGGGTCCTTCCGCTGGTGGACCTGGGCACTGTTCCCGCTGCCCCTGCTGGCCTTCGACCTGTTGTTCGCAATCTCCACCGTGAACACCCTGCGTGGCTCGGTGCGCTGGCGCGGGCGGACCGTGCGGTTGGGGGCGTGA